From a region of the Triticum aestivum cultivar Chinese Spring chromosome 7D, IWGSC CS RefSeq v2.1, whole genome shotgun sequence genome:
- the LOC123163668 gene encoding uncharacterized protein, whose amino-acid sequence MATAALRFPPFLSSRAAPKTTAAACTRRTASATLRVAALPESAPVSAPASTSEERPEFSPPAGFAPPVPKRFAVKDGQLASVAGAALALPFRLGTGLFVLGYSVSLVSADKIPSDQYSLEFLGLKVKETSKIDQCRRPEKPIEIYEFEGCPFCRKVREMVSVLDLDVLFYPCPQKGPTFRPKVLEMGGKKQFPYMVDPNTGVAMYESDAIIKYLADTYGDGTVPIMLSLGLFTTITAGLAMIWRVWKGSSYTVSKLPPQPIEIWAYEGSPFCKIAREALVELELPHLLHSCARGSPKRQEIFKKHGLFQAPYIEDPNTGVKMFESAEIVEYLRATYTLYPQYQNL is encoded by the exons ATGGCCACGGCGGCGCTCCGCTTCCCGCCGTTCCTCTCCTCGCGCGCCGCACCTaaaaccaccgccgccgcctgcaccCGGAGGACGGCGTCAGCCACCCTCAGGGTCGCCGCGCTGCCCGAATCCGCCCCCGTCTCTGCCCCCGCCTCCACCTCCGAAGAACGGCCGGAGTTCTCGCCGCCGGCAGGGTTCGCGCCTCCGGTGCCCAAGCGCTTCGCGGTTAAGGATGGCCAGCTCGCCAGCGTGGCCGGCGCGGCCCTCGCCCTGCCTTTCCGCCTCGGCACCGGCCTCTTCGTCCTAGG ATACTCGGTATCACTAGTCTCCGCCGACAAAATACCCTCAGACCAATACTCTCTGGAATTTCTAG GTCTAAAGGTTAAGGAGACCTCAAAGATAGATCAGTGCCGTCGACCAGAAAAACCTATTGAGATATACGAGTTTGAAGG ATGTCCATTTTGTCGAAAG GTGAGAGAGATGGTATCCGTGTTGGACCTTGATGTTTTATTTTACCCCTGTCCTCAAAAGGGGCCAACATTTCGTCCAAAGGTTTTAGAGATGGGTGGGAAGAAACAGTTCCCTTACATG GTGGATCCAAACACAGGAGTTGCCATGTATGAATCAGATGCCATTATAAAATACCTTGCGGACACATACG GTGATGGAACTGTCCCGATTATGCTATCGCTTGGTCTATTTACG ACAATAACAGCAGGGCTTGCTATGATTTGGCGTGTCTGGAAG GGATCTTCCTACACTGTTTCAAAGCTTCCACCCCAGCCGATAGAGATCTGGGCATACGAG GGATCTCCTTTCTGTAAAATAGCACGAGAGGCTCTTGTTGAATTGGAGTTGCCACACTTGCTACACAG CTGTGCTCGTGGCAGCCCGAAGCGACAGGAAATTTTCAAGAAACATGGCCTTTTCCAG GCGCCTTATATCGAGGATCCTAACACGGGGGTCAAGATGTTCGAAAGCGCCGAGATCGTGGAGTACCTAAGGGCAACATACACACTCTATCCTCAGTACCAAAATCTCTGA